A window of Campylobacter pinnipediorum subsp. pinnipediorum contains these coding sequences:
- the miaB gene encoding tRNA (N6-isopentenyl adenosine(37)-C2)-methylthiotransferase MiaB, with product MSKKLFIQTLGCAMNVRDSEHMIAELKSKENYELTQDISDADLILINTCSVREKPVHKLFSEVGAFEKVKKKGAKIGVCGCTASHLGGEIFKKAPYVDFVLGARNISKISTAVNTPKFVSTDINYDESDYAFGEFRGSPFKSYINISIGCDKKCTYCIVPHTRGDEISIPLNLILSEAKKAVDSGAKEIFLLGQNVNNYGKRFSSSHEKIDFSDLLVKLSEINGLERIRFTSPHPLHMDDKFLEVFSQNDKICKSMHMPLQSGNTKVLKEMKRGYAKEWFLDRALKLRSLCPDVSISTDIIVAFPGESDEEFMDTMDVIEKVRFEQIFSFKYSPRPMTKAAEFTNQVPENIASERLTFLQSRHTEILDEIVAAQKDKIFDVYFEELRANGGVAGRSFNNFLVQVNGSEELLGKTLKVRVDNPKRMVLYGNLV from the coding sequence ATGAGTAAAAAGCTTTTTATTCAAACTTTGGGTTGTGCGATGAATGTTCGTGATAGCGAGCATATGATCGCAGAGCTAAAAAGCAAAGAAAATTATGAACTAACACAAGATATAAGCGATGCTGATTTGATACTTATAAACACTTGCTCGGTTAGAGAAAAGCCTGTGCATAAGCTTTTTAGCGAGGTAGGTGCTTTTGAAAAAGTAAAGAAAAAAGGTGCAAAGATAGGTGTTTGTGGTTGCACAGCTAGTCATCTTGGAGGCGAGATATTTAAAAAGGCTCCTTATGTTGATTTTGTTTTAGGGGCTAGAAATATCAGTAAAATATCAACCGCTGTAAATACACCAAAGTTTGTAAGCACTGATATAAATTACGATGAAAGTGATTATGCTTTTGGTGAGTTTAGAGGTTCTCCATTCAAGTCATACATAAATATATCAATAGGATGTGATAAAAAGTGCACTTATTGTATAGTTCCTCATACTCGTGGAGATGAAATTTCAATACCTTTAAATTTGATATTAAGCGAAGCAAAAAAAGCTGTTGATAGTGGAGCTAAAGAGATTTTTTTATTGGGTCAAAATGTAAATAACTATGGTAAAAGATTTTCAAGTAGCCACGAAAAAATTGATTTTAGCGACCTTTTAGTAAAGTTAAGTGAGATAAATGGATTAGAGCGTATTAGATTTACAAGCCCACATCCTTTGCATATGGATGATAAATTTTTAGAAGTTTTTAGCCAAAATGATAAAATTTGTAAATCAATGCACATGCCACTTCAAAGCGGAAATACAAAAGTCTTAAAAGAGATGAAAAGGGGATATGCAAAGGAGTGGTTTTTAGATAGAGCTTTAAAACTTCGCTCACTTTGTCCTGATGTTAGCATTAGTACTGATATTATAGTTGCTTTTCCGGGTGAGAGTGATGAAGAATTTATGGATACAATGGACGTTATAGAAAAGGTTAGATTTGAGCAAATTTTTAGCTTTAAATACTCTCCACGCCCTATGACAAAAGCGGCTGAGTTTACAAATCAAGTTCCTGAGAATATTGCTTCAGAAAGGCTTACTTTTTTACAAAGTAGACATACTGAAATTCTAGATGAGATTGTAGCTGCTCAAAAAGATAAAATTTTTGATGTTTATTTTGAAGAGTTGCGCGCAAATGGTGGAGTAGCTGGTAGGAGCTTTAATAACTTTTTGGTTCAAGTAAACGGAAGCGAGGAACTTTTAGGTAAGACCCTTAAAGTCCGTGTTGACAATCCAAAAAGAATGGTCTTATATGGAAACCTCGTATAG
- a CDS encoding HP0268 family nuclease: MELKLARSELSSKPKTISLDKIEAAVSKEGQKIFYFDKDNSHKQLIELVEFFEEKGLSVYHRVVKYGLDDKDYMYEVHIL, encoded by the coding sequence ATGGAGTTAAAACTTGCAAGATCCGAGCTTAGTTCAAAGCCAAAAACAATATCTTTGGACAAGATTGAAGCTGCCGTAAGTAAAGAGGGTCAGAAAATTTTTTATTTTGATAAAGATAATAGCCATAAACAACTTATTGAATTAGTTGAGTTTTTTGAAGAAAAAGGCTTAAGTGTTTATCATCGTGTTGTTAAATATGGTCTTGATGATAAAGATTATATGTATGAAGTGCATATCTTGTAA
- the nusA gene encoding transcription termination factor NusA translates to MERISDIIESIANEKNLDIEDVKERVKRALINTAKHVYGHNYEYDVAIDTNKTIKLYQKTTIIYDDDERLEEDNEHFISLKEARNIDNSVEVGDELTYELSLDNLGRTAAQTLHKELEYHIQRLVEDKIFEKYNQMQGQIVFGTVVRVDEQENTFIEIEELRAILPRKNRIKGENFKVGNVVKAVIRKVFADKNLGIKVELSRTSPRFLDALLKAEVPEINDGGIIIQNSARIPGERAKVALSSVSPMIDPIGATVGTKGVRINAVSKELNNENIDVVEYSSEPVIFITRAMSPAIINSVTIEGQKAIVSLVSEQKSKAIGKSGINIRLASMLTGYEIELRDLGASSSESQESNTMTKDLKALFGDL, encoded by the coding sequence ATGGAAAGAATTTCAGATATCATAGAATCAATAGCAAATGAAAAAAATTTGGATATAGAAGATGTAAAGGAGCGTGTAAAAAGGGCTCTTATAAATACAGCAAAACATGTTTATGGCCATAACTACGAGTATGATGTTGCCATAGATACCAATAAAACAATAAAACTATATCAAAAAACAACAATTATTTATGATGACGATGAGAGATTAGAAGAAGACAACGAACATTTTATAAGCCTAAAAGAGGCAAGAAATATTGACAATAGTGTTGAAGTTGGCGATGAGCTAACATATGAACTAAGCCTTGATAATCTAGGAAGAACAGCTGCACAAACATTGCATAAAGAGCTTGAGTATCATATCCAAAGGCTTGTTGAGGATAAAATTTTTGAAAAATACAATCAAATGCAAGGACAGATAGTTTTTGGAACTGTTGTAAGAGTTGATGAACAAGAAAATACTTTTATCGAGATTGAAGAGTTAAGAGCTATTTTACCAAGAAAAAATAGAATAAAAGGCGAAAACTTTAAGGTAGGAAATGTAGTAAAAGCTGTTATAAGAAAGGTATTTGCTGATAAAAATTTAGGCATAAAAGTTGAGTTAAGCAGAACATCTCCAAGATTTTTAGATGCTCTTTTAAAGGCTGAAGTGCCGGAAATAAACGATGGTGGAATCATAATTCAAAATAGCGCAAGAATACCGGGAGAAAGAGCTAAAGTAGCGCTTTCATCAGTATCTCCCATGATAGATCCAATTGGCGCTACTGTTGGAACAAAAGGTGTTAGAATAAATGCTGTAAGCAAAGAGTTAAATAATGAAAATATTGATGTAGTTGAGTATTCAAGCGAACCTGTTATTTTCATAACAAGAGCTATGAGTCCAGCGATAATTAATTCAGTTACAATAGAAGGACAAAAAGCTATAGTTTCTCTCGTAAGTGAACAAAAAAGTAAAGCTATAGGAAAAAGCGGTATAAATATAAGGCTTGCAAGTATGCTTACCGGATATGAGATAGAATTAAGAGATCTTGGAGCAAGTTCTTCTGAATCACAAGAGTCAAATACTATGACAAAAGATTTAAAAGCTTTATTTGGGGATTTATAA
- a CDS encoding copper resistance protein NlpE has protein sequence MKIKNSFLAVCTVALFAGCAINNSSSSMNNDMQDKVVSSYDMYSVAGVYKAVLPCASCEAIDTTLVLKNDGKFESLMEYKGGEQYTEKSSGTYNVKGDIVTVVNKYNKTSMFRVDNKSLKMLDAEGKEVTGPMAKFYVFKKM, from the coding sequence ATGAAAATAAAAAATAGTTTTTTAGCTGTTTGTACAGTTGCTTTATTTGCAGGTTGTGCTATAAATAATAGCAGTTCTTCTATGAACAACGATATGCAGGATAAGGTTGTTTCAAGTTACGATATGTATAGTGTTGCTGGTGTTTATAAGGCTGTCTTACCTTGCGCTTCTTGCGAAGCTATAGATACTACTTTAGTATTAAAAAATGATGGTAAATTCGAGTCTTTAATGGAGTATAAAGGCGGTGAACAATATACAGAAAAATCAAGCGGAACTTATAACGTAAAAGGTGATATTGTTACAGTTGTAAATAAATACAATAAAACAAGTATGTTTAGAGTGGATAATAAAAGTTTAAAAATGCTAGATGCTGAAGGTAAAGAAGTTACAGGACCTATGGCTAAGTTTTACGTGTTTAAAAAAATGTAA
- the proC gene encoding pyrroline-5-carboxylate reductase gives MKIGIIGFGNMGKAITDGIKSSNFVKPQDIFVFDKNEDKLDGLKELGINICDDECGVAKVADILILAVKPNSYTKLLEKIKPFFDKKSILLSIAAGITIEDIKDILGLDTKVVRAMPNTPASVLRSVTGVCFDENCNENDKKNTIKLLESFGVVYQISQEQMHAFVGISGSLPAYVCMFVDALADGAVFEGLPKDLAIKIAADAVSSSAYMINKIGMHPSVLKDKVCSPSGTTIEALRYLENSGFRGLVIDTVILASKKSKNINK, from the coding sequence TTGAAAATAGGAATTATAGGTTTTGGAAATATGGGTAAAGCCATAACAGATGGTATAAAAAGCTCAAATTTTGTAAAGCCACAAGATATTTTTGTTTTTGATAAAAATGAAGATAAATTAGATGGATTAAAAGAGCTTGGTATAAATATATGTGATGATGAGTGCGGTGTTGCAAAGGTAGCTGATATCTTAATCCTAGCTGTTAAACCAAACTCTTATACTAAGTTGTTAGAAAAAATAAAGCCATTTTTTGATAAAAAGTCTATTTTGCTAAGTATAGCAGCTGGTATTACTATAGAAGATATTAAAGATATACTTGGTTTAGATACAAAAGTAGTAAGAGCTATGCCAAATACACCAGCTAGTGTTTTAAGATCTGTAACTGGTGTTTGTTTTGATGAAAATTGCAATGAAAATGATAAAAAAAATACGATAAAACTTCTTGAAAGTTTTGGTGTAGTTTATCAGATAAGCCAAGAACAAATGCATGCATTTGTAGGTATATCAGGTTCGCTTCCGGCTTATGTTTGTATGTTTGTAGATGCTTTGGCTGATGGTGCTGTATTTGAGGGGTTACCAAAAGATTTGGCTATAAAAATAGCAGCAGATGCAGTATCTTCAAGCGCATATATGATAAATAAAATAGGCATGCATCCATCTGTTTTAAAAGACAAAGTTTGTTCTCCTAGCGGCACCACAATAGAGGCCTTGAGATATTTAGAGAATAGTGGTTTTAGAGGTTTGGTTATAGATACTGTGATTTTAGCTTCAAAAAAATCAAAAAATATAAATAAATAG